Proteins encoded by one window of Lutibacter sp. A64:
- the nqrF gene encoding NADH:ubiquinone reductase (Na(+)-transporting) subunit F — translation MILAINTIGTIVATVVAFLVITLLLVALLLYVKQKLSPSGPVKIKINGEKEVEVASGSSLLTTLGNSKIFLPSACGGGGTCLQCECHVLSGGGEALPTETPHFTRKELKEGARLACQVKVKQDMDITIPEEVFGIKKWEATVVRNYNVASFIKEFVVEIPEDMDYKAGGYIQIEIPECEVDFKDIDITAHPEEHETPDKFQVEWDKFGLWGLKMKNTELVERAYSMASYPAEGREIMLNVRIATPPWDRAKNAWMDVNPGIASSYIFSRKKGDKVTISGPYGEFFINESDAEMLYVGGGAGMAPMRSHLYHLFKTLKTNRKVTYWYGGRSKRELFYLEHFYELEKEFPNFKFYLVLSEPAPEDNWVNKKDTDDPNGDGFTGFVHQAVIDEYLSKHEAPEDLELYFCGPPLMNKAVQKMGEDFGLADENIRFDDFGG, via the coding sequence ATGATCTTAGCAATAAATACCATAGGTACAATTGTAGCAACTGTAGTAGCTTTCTTAGTAATAACACTATTATTAGTTGCATTATTACTGTATGTAAAACAAAAATTATCACCTTCTGGACCTGTTAAAATAAAAATTAATGGTGAAAAAGAAGTTGAAGTAGCTTCTGGAAGTTCTTTATTAACAACTTTAGGAAATTCAAAAATATTTTTACCATCAGCTTGCGGTGGTGGTGGAACTTGTCTTCAATGTGAATGCCACGTGCTTTCAGGTGGTGGTGAAGCATTGCCTACTGAAACTCCTCACTTTACACGTAAAGAATTAAAAGAAGGAGCTCGTTTAGCTTGTCAAGTAAAAGTTAAACAAGACATGGATATTACTATTCCTGAAGAAGTATTTGGAATTAAAAAATGGGAAGCTACCGTTGTTAGAAATTACAACGTAGCATCATTTATTAAAGAATTTGTTGTTGAAATTCCAGAAGATATGGATTACAAAGCAGGTGGATATATCCAAATTGAGATTCCAGAATGTGAAGTAGACTTTAAAGATATAGATATTACTGCTCACCCAGAAGAACACGAAACTCCAGACAAATTTCAAGTTGAATGGGATAAATTCGGTTTATGGGGTTTAAAAATGAAAAATACAGAATTAGTAGAACGTGCTTATTCTATGGCTTCTTACCCTGCTGAAGGAAGAGAAATTATGTTAAATGTACGTATTGCTACACCGCCTTGGGATAGAGCTAAAAATGCATGGATGGATGTAAACCCAGGTATTGCATCATCATACATTTTCTCTCGTAAAAAAGGTGATAAAGTAACTATTTCTGGACCTTATGGTGAGTTCTTTATCAATGAATCTGATGCTGAAATGTTATATGTTGGTGGTGGTGCTGGTATGGCTCCAATGCGTTCTCACTTATACCACTTATTTAAAACATTAAAAACAAATAGAAAAGTTACATATTGGTACGGTGGACGTTCTAAACGTGAGTTATTTTACTTAGAACACTTCTATGAGTTAGAAAAAGAATTCCCTAACTTTAAATTCTATTTAGTATTGTCTGAACCTGCACCTGAAGATAATTGGGTAAATAAAAAAGATACAGACGATCCAAATGGAGATGGATTTACCGGATTCGTACATCAAGCAGTTATAGATGAATATTTATCTAAACACGAAGCTCCAGAAGATTTAGAATTATACTTCTGTGGACCTCCATTAATGAACAAAGCAGTTCAAAAAATGGGTGAAGACTTTGGTTTAGCCGATGAAAATATAAGATTTGATGACTTTGGAGGATAG
- a CDS encoding Na(+)-translocating NADH-quinone reductase subunit F, whose amino-acid sequence MNRPLTKQEQHNLAMNIVGKDLEKRGFEFLAVNSQLKRNPQFVCIDKNNQRFFVIVKAAQITNTPITYDVIWMETFKLHASKNKAKILFAGVGLGSKKDGTKPPYLNSEYLLQYNGLQYLDITLN is encoded by the coding sequence ATGAACAGACCACTTACAAAACAAGAACAACATAATTTAGCAATGAATATTGTTGGAAAAGATTTAGAAAAACGAGGCTTCGAATTTCTAGCTGTAAATAGCCAATTAAAAAGAAACCCACAGTTTGTTTGTATTGATAAAAATAACCAACGTTTTTTTGTAATTGTTAAAGCAGCTCAGATTACTAATACACCAATAACTTATGATGTAATTTGGATGGAAACATTTAAGCTACATGCCTCAAAAAACAAAGCTAAAATATTATTTGCTGGTGTTGGCTTAGGATCTAAAAAAGATGGCACAAAACCCCCTTATTTAAACTCAGAATACTTATTACAATATAATGGGTTACAATACTTAGATATTACCTTAAATTAA
- a CDS encoding OmpA/MotB family protein — translation MKKSFVLILVISVVLSSCVSKKKYTELEENFNSTDKELVDTKADLMKCRIESESKVASLEQQVQDLRSDKEKTLEYVDNLTVLSKSASDNIKETLAQMGKKDEYIQHVQKAMTRKDSINLALGFQLKSVLKDGFADEDIQVDVEKTVVYISIADKLLFKSGSATISSDAKRVLGKVADVISAQKDLEVMVEGYTDNKPISTAGIKDNWDLSVKRATSVIRVLQNDFNIVPERLIAAGRSEYKPLATNDTVEGRARNRRTRIVLMPQLEQFFDLLEQKVN, via the coding sequence ATGAAAAAAAGTTTTGTATTGATATTAGTAATATCAGTAGTGTTAAGTTCGTGTGTGTCTAAGAAAAAATACACAGAATTAGAGGAAAATTTCAATTCAACAGACAAAGAATTAGTCGATACTAAGGCTGATTTGATGAAATGTAGAATTGAAAGTGAAAGTAAAGTGGCTTCGTTAGAACAACAAGTTCAAGATTTAAGAAGCGACAAAGAAAAAACATTAGAATATGTTGACAATTTAACAGTATTATCTAAGTCTGCGTCAGATAATATTAAAGAAACGTTAGCACAAATGGGTAAAAAAGATGAGTACATTCAACATGTGCAAAAAGCTATGACCCGTAAAGATTCAATTAATTTAGCTTTAGGTTTCCAATTAAAAAGTGTCTTAAAAGATGGATTTGCTGATGAAGACATTCAAGTAGATGTTGAAAAAACAGTAGTTTATATTTCAATAGCTGATAAATTATTATTTAAAAGTGGAAGTGCAACAATTTCTTCTGATGCAAAAAGAGTGTTAGGTAAAGTTGCTGACGTAATTTCTGCTCAAAAAGATTTAGAAGTTATGGTTGAAGGTTATACTGATAATAAACCAATTAGTACTGCAGGTATTAAAGATAACTGGGATTTAAGTGTTAAACGTGCTACTTCTGTTATTAGAGTGCTTCAAAACGACTTTAATATTGTACCTGAGCGTTTAATTGCAGCTGGTAGAAGTGAATACAAACCTTTAGCAACTAATGATACTGTAGAGGGGAGAGCTAGAAATAGAAGAACTCGTATTGTATTAATGCCACAATTAGAACAATTTTTTGATCTATTAGAGCAAAAAGTAAATTAA
- a CDS encoding FAD:protein FMN transferase yields the protein MIFVIFTLFIACKKEQTKIKSLQGNAIGTAYSIKYISPENLNFELKIDSIINIVNKSTSTYIPSSDISKINHGDTTIVVDAIFEEVFKKSEKIYNETNGDFDPTVGILVNAWGFGPEKKINNLDSLKIDSLLNYVGFNKVALINKKVKKLYPEIYFDFNAIGKGYLVDMVAREFEAVNIKNYMVEIGGEIRVRGKNQHNEFWKIAIENPNEDGTRSFAKVIQLKNEAMATSGNYRKYRIAENGKKYVHTINAKTGYANESNLLSASVIAKTDCADVDGYATALMAMGLEKSKAFLEKHTNLKAFLIYANENHEIKTYTSPNFEK from the coding sequence ATGATTTTTGTCATTTTTACACTATTTATAGCTTGTAAAAAAGAACAAACAAAAATAAAGTCATTACAAGGAAATGCCATAGGAACCGCATATTCTATAAAATATATTTCTCCAGAGAATTTAAATTTTGAATTAAAGATTGATAGTATTATTAACATTGTAAATAAATCAACTTCAACTTATATTCCTAGTTCAGATATTTCTAAAATAAACCATGGTGATACTACAATAGTAGTAGATGCTATTTTTGAAGAAGTATTTAAAAAATCTGAAAAAATATACAATGAAACAAATGGTGATTTTGACCCAACAGTAGGTATTTTGGTAAATGCTTGGGGTTTTGGACCAGAAAAAAAAATAAACAACCTAGATTCACTTAAAATAGATTCGCTCTTAAACTATGTTGGATTTAATAAAGTAGCTCTTATTAACAAAAAGGTAAAAAAGTTATATCCTGAAATTTATTTTGATTTTAACGCTATTGGTAAAGGATATTTGGTTGATATGGTTGCAAGAGAATTTGAAGCCGTCAATATTAAAAATTATATGGTAGAAATTGGAGGTGAAATTAGAGTTAGAGGTAAAAATCAACATAACGAATTTTGGAAAATTGCAATAGAAAATCCAAATGAAGATGGCACTAGATCCTTTGCTAAAGTAATTCAATTAAAAAATGAAGCTATGGCAACTTCGGGTAATTATAGAAAATATAGAATAGCCGAAAATGGTAAAAAATATGTACACACTATTAATGCAAAAACAGGTTATGCTAACGAAAGTAATTTATTAAGTGCATCTGTAATTGCTAAAACTGATTGTGCAGATGTTGATGGCTATGCAACTGCTTTAATGGCTATGGGTTTAGAAAAATCAAAAGCATTTTTAGAAAAGCACACCAACCTAAAAGCCTTTTTAATTTATGCAAATGAAAATCATGAAATTAAAACATATACCTCCCCTAATTTTGAGAAATAA
- a CDS encoding SusC/RagA family TonB-linked outer membrane protein, whose product MKKHSTRNILLLIFSMIWITGFSQTLIKGKVVDETNLPLPGASIILKDSNKGVITNFDGDFFVETTKTKETLIVSYMGYKTQEVNFTGKNNLTIVMVADAQSLNEIVVTALGISREEKKIGYATQQIKTEIIEEVTTPNVGNLFTGQVAGLTVNNPTGLFQSPSFSLRGKTPLIVIDGIAVETDFFDVSANDIENINVLKGTTASALYGSRGRNGAILITTKNATSEGLEVSITHNTMVSAGFTVYPETQTEYGNGSNGKYEFWDGKDGGISDGDMIWGPKFEDGVLVSQWNSPIYDNVTGETTPWWGDVSGTQYDDKSRYSRVPTPWEYHDNLGDFLGTGFISSTDFSIASKSEKSSFRLSGNYSNQKDRVPNSELKSGGLSFKSTTHLTDKLTLDSKLSYNKVYSPNYPRHGYGPKNHMYTILIWMGDDVNGQELKEHMYVPGQEGYRQANWNYAWYNNVYFAANELNQKYDANLVNAQLKLDYKITEDFNIQARGSAVLKNIFEDRQSPKTYLNYGDAREGDYKTWNSDRLTVDYDVLASYNKDINEDISFDINAGASTYYRKYQSEYNSTDGLIVPFVYSLNNTQGNLNASTYYQEKATNSVYATLGVDLYNAVFLTFAARNDWSSTLPKENRSYFYPSATLSTIVSNYLELPEAIDYFKFFGSWAKVSSDLSPYQTEAFYTNNSVFGGNVKLQYPNGLVNPDINPESSTSFELGTSMAFLKKKFSLDLTYYNVVDSNQIINLPISNTSGFESRKVNGNEYTTNGVEVVLNTTPIRTNNFRWDIATNWSRKVKKITEIYGGEDSYGNLKLNERADSYYATVWQKSADGDLILGSNGLPIKDNFQQNLGHTDPSWTLGLQNNFKFKNLTVNVGIDGVWGGLIRSLTVEKMWWGGKHPNSTEYRDEEYAAGVPVYVPKGVNITSGELITDIDGTVISDTRQYQENTTAVNWQTWSQNYPYRAAVTYKENKKFANIFNRSFFKLRTLSFKYDFTEMANIEGIKNLDVTLSGYNLLMWKKADIIDPDFGNDDNLQDPSTRYIGLGVNVKF is encoded by the coding sequence ATGAAAAAACATTCTACAAGAAATATTCTTTTATTGATATTTTCAATGATATGGATAACAGGATTTTCTCAAACTCTAATTAAAGGAAAAGTCGTTGATGAGACTAATTTACCTTTACCAGGAGCATCTATCATTTTAAAGGATTCTAACAAAGGAGTTATAACAAACTTTGATGGTGATTTCTTTGTTGAAACAACTAAAACCAAAGAAACACTTATAGTTTCTTATATGGGTTATAAAACACAAGAAGTAAATTTTACCGGAAAAAATAACCTAACAATTGTTATGGTTGCAGATGCTCAAAGTTTGAATGAAATTGTAGTTACAGCCTTAGGAATTTCAAGAGAAGAAAAAAAAATAGGGTATGCAACACAACAAATTAAAACAGAAATAATTGAAGAAGTAACAACACCTAACGTTGGTAATTTATTTACTGGTCAAGTAGCCGGACTTACTGTTAATAATCCAACGGGGCTTTTTCAAAGTCCTTCTTTTTCATTACGAGGAAAAACACCATTAATTGTTATTGATGGTATTGCAGTAGAAACAGACTTTTTTGATGTTTCTGCAAATGACATCGAAAATATTAATGTTTTAAAAGGAACAACAGCCTCTGCATTATATGGATCAAGGGGTAGAAATGGAGCCATTTTAATAACTACCAAAAATGCAACTTCTGAAGGTTTAGAAGTTTCTATAACGCATAACACAATGGTTTCGGCAGGTTTTACTGTATACCCAGAAACACAAACAGAATATGGAAATGGGTCTAACGGAAAATATGAGTTTTGGGACGGTAAAGATGGAGGTATTTCTGATGGAGATATGATTTGGGGTCCAAAATTTGAAGATGGAGTATTAGTATCTCAATGGAATAGCCCTATTTATGATAATGTTACTGGTGAAACCACTCCTTGGTGGGGCGATGTTTCGGGTACACAATATGACGATAAATCTCGTTACTCCAGAGTACCAACACCTTGGGAATACCATGATAATTTAGGTGATTTTTTAGGAACTGGATTTATTTCATCAACAGATTTTTCTATAGCAAGTAAATCTGAAAAAAGTTCTTTTAGATTGTCTGGTAACTATTCTAACCAAAAAGATAGAGTACCTAATTCAGAATTAAAATCAGGTGGATTAAGCTTTAAAAGCACTACACATTTAACTGATAAATTAACATTAGATAGTAAGTTATCCTATAACAAAGTTTATTCGCCTAACTATCCACGTCATGGCTATGGTCCAAAAAATCATATGTATACCATTCTTATTTGGATGGGAGACGATGTAAACGGACAAGAATTAAAAGAACATATGTACGTACCAGGGCAAGAAGGATATAGACAAGCAAACTGGAATTATGCCTGGTATAATAATGTATATTTTGCAGCAAACGAGCTTAATCAAAAATATGATGCAAATCTAGTTAACGCACAATTAAAATTAGACTACAAAATAACTGAAGATTTTAATATTCAAGCTAGAGGTTCTGCGGTTTTAAAAAATATTTTTGAAGATCGCCAAAGTCCAAAAACATACTTAAATTATGGAGATGCCAGAGAAGGAGACTATAAAACATGGAATAGTGATAGACTAACTGTAGATTATGATGTTTTAGCTTCTTATAATAAAGACATAAATGAAGATATTTCTTTTGATATAAATGCAGGAGCATCTACATATTACAGAAAATACCAAAGTGAATATAATTCTACAGATGGTTTAATTGTTCCTTTTGTTTATAGTTTAAATAATACGCAAGGAAATTTAAATGCAAGTACATATTACCAAGAAAAAGCTACAAATAGTGTTTATGCTACATTAGGAGTAGATTTATACAATGCTGTCTTTTTAACTTTTGCAGCAAGAAACGACTGGTCTTCAACATTACCAAAAGAAAATAGATCGTATTTTTATCCATCAGCAACCTTAAGTACAATTGTTTCAAATTATTTAGAATTACCAGAAGCAATAGACTATTTTAAATTTTTTGGTTCTTGGGCAAAAGTTTCAAGTGATTTAAGTCCATACCAAACTGAAGCTTTTTACACAAATAACAGTGTTTTTGGCGGAAATGTAAAGCTTCAATATCCTAATGGTTTAGTAAATCCAGATATTAATCCAGAGAGCTCTACTTCTTTTGAATTAGGGACATCTATGGCTTTCTTAAAAAAGAAATTTAGTTTAGATCTTACTTACTATAATGTAGTAGATTCTAATCAAATAATAAACTTACCAATATCTAATACTTCTGGTTTTGAAAGCCGTAAAGTAAACGGAAACGAATACACTACTAATGGTGTAGAAGTTGTTTTAAATACAACACCAATACGCACTAATAATTTTAGATGGGATATTGCAACAAACTGGAGTAGAAAAGTAAAAAAAATTACAGAAATCTATGGTGGTGAAGACAGTTATGGAAATTTAAAACTTAACGAAAGAGCAGATAGTTATTATGCAACTGTTTGGCAAAAATCTGCTGACGGTGATTTAATCCTAGGAAGTAACGGATTACCTATTAAAGATAACTTTCAACAAAACCTAGGACATACCGATCCAAGTTGGACATTAGGTCTTCAAAATAATTTTAAATTTAAAAATTTAACCGTAAATGTTGGTATAGACGGTGTTTGGGGCGGGTTAATACGCTCTTTAACTGTTGAAAAAATGTGGTGGGGTGGAAAGCATCCAAACTCAACAGAGTATAGAGATGAAGAATATGCTGCAGGCGTGCCTGTTTATGTTCCTAAAGGTGTAAATATAACAAGTGGTGAATTAATTACTGATATAGATGGAACTGTAATTTCTGACACCAGACAATATCAAGAAAATACTACAGCTGTTAACTGGCAAACTTGGTCTCAAAACTATCCATATAGAGCTGCAGTTACTTATAAAGAAAATAAAAAGTTTGCAAACATTTTTAACCGTAGCTTCTTTAAATTACGTACACTTTCTTTTAAATACGACTTCACAGAAATGGCAAATATAGAAGGAATCAAAAATTTAGATGTAACACTTAGTGGTTATAATTTATTAATGTGGAAAAAGGCAGATATTATTGACCCAGATTTTGGTAACGATGACAATTTGCAAGATCCATCAACAAGATATATAGGGCTTGGTGTTAATGTTAAATTTTAG
- a CDS encoding SusD/RagB family nutrient-binding outer membrane lipoprotein, giving the protein MKKIGILIGLLILISVTACQDLSEINENPNNVSETHPQLLLTNIASSAFQLQGTSPMYAARMLVQTDGENTSQYYNWDRASFGDYNMLSEVTKMIQEGERINADEYIALGKFFRAFYFFNLTLTFGDIPYSEALQGELNANYTPKYDTQKDVFIGILNELSEANTILEGNTNIIAGDIIYNGNTTQWQKLINSFRLKVLITLSKKVNDSDLDIINSFANIYTNNPIMKSNDDNGQLVFLDQEGSRYSSFNSSGYGSGMYMSSTFIKMLQDRKDPRLFAYCGQTKNAKEAGKEINDFTAYEGGDPLAPYAEVNLKAAAGDVSKVNLRYSTDPTAEPHNLLSYAELEFILAEAAVRGWISTDSKTHYENGIKASFEFYNTYAKSFENYFNTSAVNTYLSENLVMYNNNSSLEDNLNLILTQKYIISFHQSGWRMYFDNLRTGYPNFVHNDSDTPPTRWVYPTSEYQENTQNVSEAIKTQFGEGNDQIRKITWWLK; this is encoded by the coding sequence ATGAAAAAAATAGGAATTTTAATAGGATTACTAATTTTGATTAGCGTTACAGCTTGCCAAGATTTATCAGAAATAAATGAAAACCCAAACAATGTTAGCGAAACGCATCCACAATTGTTACTAACAAATATAGCCAGCAGTGCTTTTCAGTTACAAGGAACAAGTCCAATGTATGCTGCTCGTATGCTAGTGCAAACCGATGGAGAAAATACAAGCCAATATTACAATTGGGATAGAGCTAGTTTTGGAGACTACAACATGCTTAGCGAAGTTACCAAAATGATTCAAGAAGGAGAAAGAATAAATGCTGATGAATATATAGCACTAGGTAAATTTTTTAGAGCATTTTACTTTTTCAATTTAACTCTTACATTTGGAGATATACCATACAGTGAAGCTCTACAAGGCGAACTAAACGCTAATTATACACCTAAATATGACACTCAAAAAGATGTTTTTATAGGTATTTTAAATGAATTGTCAGAAGCTAACACTATTTTAGAAGGTAATACAAATATTATTGCTGGTGATATAATTTATAATGGTAATACAACACAATGGCAAAAATTAATCAACAGTTTTCGCTTAAAAGTTTTAATTACATTATCAAAAAAAGTAAATGATTCAGATTTAGATATTATAAATTCATTTGCTAATATTTATACAAACAACCCAATAATGAAATCTAATGACGATAATGGTCAGTTAGTATTCTTAGATCAAGAAGGTAGTAGGTATTCTTCTTTTAATTCAAGTGGATATGGATCAGGAATGTATATGTCATCTACTTTTATTAAAATGTTACAAGATCGTAAAGACCCAAGACTTTTTGCATATTGCGGTCAAACAAAAAATGCTAAAGAAGCCGGTAAAGAAATAAATGATTTTACAGCATACGAAGGTGGAGACCCTTTAGCCCCTTATGCCGAAGTTAATCTAAAAGCAGCAGCAGGAGATGTATCTAAAGTAAATTTAAGATACTCTACAGACCCAACAGCAGAGCCTCATAATTTATTAAGCTATGCCGAATTAGAATTTATTTTAGCAGAAGCCGCAGTAAGAGGATGGATAAGCACTGATAGCAAAACTCATTATGAAAATGGAATAAAAGCTTCTTTTGAATTCTATAATACCTACGCAAAATCTTTTGAAAATTATTTTAACACATCTGCAGTTAACACATATTTATCAGAAAATCTTGTGATGTATAATAATAATTCTTCTTTAGAAGATAATTTAAATTTAATTTTAACTCAAAAATACATAATTTCATTTCACCAATCTGGATGGAGAATGTATTTTGACAATTTGAGAACTGGATATCCAAATTTTGTACATAATGACAGTGATACACCACCAACCAGATGGGTTTACCCAACTTCAGAATACCAAGAAAACACACAAAATGTTTCTGAAGCAATTAAGACTCAATTTGGAGAAGGCAACGATCAAATACGAAAAATAACTTGGTGGTTAAAATAA
- a CDS encoding purple acid phosphatase family protein codes for MKTNKLFYFFILICFNLTAQIDEIKIEIEPYLQDATPSSIIIMWQTNKNEESIVEWGLTPKLGEKTEGIAYDVNFTEARIHEVTLKNLERFTNYYYRVKTGNTTSDIFQFKTPPFATDNKSFKIVAMSDMQYDHNQPDKFNEIINDGVLKFLKTEFKDSLPDNLALVMIPGDLVENGSKYYQWKDHFFKPSEKLFSNVPVYPVLGNHERNSLYYFKYFSLPKNGSPEYAEHWWYKDYGNTRIIGLDSNDGYRNSREQYNWLKDLLNKTAKNNDIDFVFAQLHHPHKSELWIPGEEDFTGKVVDLLEKFSTETGKPSIHFFGHTHGYSRGQSKDHKHLWVNVASAGGAIDNWGEFEGRDYDEFTVTQDEYGFVMVEVDANKNNPKFTLKRVSRGNTKEFKNNIITDSITIFKNEKKPQTPEAITPNNLTMPITGVVLKANNFKSSLNKAFHAASNWQVSTDLEFKSIVYDSWKQFENWYYKENRQEKDDLTDEEIEKRLTNNTTYYWRVRYRDQHLNWSNWSKTATFKTMQSKEN; via the coding sequence ATGAAAACTAATAAATTGTTTTACTTTTTCATCTTAATTTGCTTTAATTTAACTGCACAAATAGATGAAATAAAAATTGAAATTGAGCCTTATTTACAAGATGCAACTCCATCTTCTATAATAATAATGTGGCAAACAAATAAAAATGAAGAGAGTATTGTTGAATGGGGGCTTACACCTAAATTAGGCGAAAAAACCGAAGGAATTGCTTATGATGTAAATTTTACTGAAGCAAGAATTCATGAAGTTACTTTAAAAAACTTAGAACGCTTTACCAACTATTATTACAGAGTAAAAACAGGAAATACAACTTCAGATATTTTTCAATTTAAAACTCCACCTTTTGCAACCGATAACAAATCTTTTAAAATTGTTGCAATGAGTGATATGCAATACGACCATAATCAACCAGATAAATTTAACGAGATTATTAATGATGGTGTTTTAAAATTTTTAAAAACTGAGTTTAAAGATAGTTTGCCAGATAACTTAGCATTAGTCATGATTCCTGGAGATTTAGTTGAAAATGGATCAAAATACTATCAATGGAAAGATCACTTTTTTAAGCCTTCAGAAAAACTATTTAGCAATGTTCCTGTATATCCTGTATTAGGAAACCATGAAAGAAACTCACTTTATTATTTTAAATATTTTAGCCTTCCTAAAAATGGTAGTCCAGAATATGCCGAACATTGGTGGTATAAAGATTATGGAAATACACGAATTATTGGATTAGATTCTAACGATGGATACAGAAATTCTAGAGAACAATATAATTGGTTAAAAGATTTGCTAAACAAAACTGCAAAAAATAATGATATTGATTTTGTTTTTGCTCAATTACACCATCCTCATAAATCTGAACTATGGATTCCTGGGGAAGAAGATTTTACTGGAAAAGTAGTTGATTTATTAGAGAAATTTAGTACTGAAACAGGCAAGCCAAGTATTCACTTTTTTGGACATACTCACGGATATTCTAGAGGACAATCTAAAGATCATAAACATTTATGGGTTAATGTTGCAAGTGCCGGAGGTGCTATAGATAATTGGGGAGAATTTGAAGGTAGAGATTATGATGAATTTACAGTTACGCAAGATGAATATGGATTTGTAATGGTTGAAGTTGATGCTAATAAAAACAATCCTAAATTTACTTTGAAAAGAGTTAGTAGAGGAAATACTAAAGAATTTAAAAATAATATAATTACAGACAGTATTACTATTTTTAAAAATGAAAAGAAACCACAGACTCCAGAGGCTATTACCCCTAATAACTTAACAATGCCAATAACTGGAGTAGTTTTAAAAGCAAATAACTTTAAAAGCTCTCTTAATAAAGCATTTCACGCAGCATCTAACTGGCAAGTGTCAACAGATTTAGAGTTTAAATCAATAGTATACGATAGTTGGAAACAATTTGAAAATTGGTACTATAAAGAAAATAGACAAGAAAAAGATGATTTAACCGATGAAGAAATTGAAAAACGCTTAACTAATAATACTACTTATTATTGGAGAGTACGCTATAGAGACCAACACTTAAATTGGAGTAATTGGTCTAAAACTGCTACATTTAAAACAATGCAATCTAAAGAAAATTAA
- a CDS encoding class I SAM-dependent methyltransferase — translation MLTKLFKFFLNAVPRPILIKVSYWVAPLVAIYLKGSNYTDPIDGKSFRKMLPYGYGEQRLNALSPSTLSLERHRLLWLYLKSETDFFTKPKKVLHIAPEQCFLKRFKKQTNLEYITADLYSPIADVKADICDLPFEANSFDVVFCNHVLEHIPDDAKAMSELYRVLKPGGLGIFQIPQDLNLAETYEDFSITSPEERAKHFGQYDHVRVYGRDYFERLRTTGFSVEEVDYSKTISPELITKYCLVKGEILPVCSK, via the coding sequence ATGTTAACGAAGCTTTTTAAGTTTTTTTTGAATGCTGTTCCACGTCCAATACTAATAAAAGTTAGTTATTGGGTGGCTCCGTTGGTTGCAATTTATTTAAAAGGTAGTAATTATACAGATCCTATTGATGGTAAAAGTTTTAGAAAAATGTTACCATATGGTTATGGAGAACAGCGTTTAAATGCACTTTCTCCAAGCACACTTTCTTTAGAGCGACATAGATTATTATGGCTGTATTTAAAAAGTGAAACAGATTTTTTTACAAAACCTAAAAAGGTTCTACATATTGCACCTGAACAATGCTTTTTAAAACGTTTTAAAAAACAAACCAATTTAGAGTATATTACTGCCGATTTATATTCTCCTATTGCAGATGTAAAAGCAGATATTTGCGATTTACCTTTTGAAGCAAATTCTTTTGATGTTGTTTTTTGCAACCATGTATTAGAACATATTCCAGACGATGCAAAAGCAATGAGCGAATTGTACCGTGTTTTAAAACCTGGAGGATTAGGTATTTTTCAAATCCCACAAGATTTAAATTTAGCCGAAACATACGAAGATTTTTCTATAACTTCACCCGAAGAACGTGCAAAACATTTTGGTCAATATGATCACGTGCGTGTTTATGGAAGAGATTATTTTGAGCGTTTAAGAACTACTGGTTTTAGTGTAGAAGAGGTTGACTATTCTAAAACAATTTCACCAGAATTAATTACAAAATATTGTTTGGTAAAAGGAGAAATTTTACCAGTTTGTAGTAAATAA